ACCTCGTGCAGGAGGGGCTCGTCCGGACGTGGACCCGGCGGAGGCGCGACGGCGACGTGACGTGGCTCGAGGCGTACGTCCGGCGGTGCATCCTGCACGCGTTCGTCGACGGGCGGCGCCGGGCGAGGCGGTGGCGCGACGTGTCGCACCTGGTCGCCACGCCGGAGCGGTCCGCGGACGGGCCGACGCGCACGGAAGACCGCGACCTGGTCGCGACGGCGCTCACACACCTGAGCCCGCGGCAGCGGGCATGCGTCGTGCTCCGGTTCTACGAGGACCTGACCGTGGCGGAGATCGCCGCCCGGCTCGACGTGAGCGACGGCGCGGTGAAGCGCTACCTGCACGACGCCAACCGGACGCTCGCCCCGCTGCTCGGACCGCAGCCGGGTCTGGCCTCCGAGGACCTGCCGACGACCACGAACGGGAGCGCGCGATGAACCACGACCTCGACGCCGCCCTGCACGACCTGGCCGCCGGCGCCGCGGCGGCGCACCGCGCCCGTGCCGCCGACGACGACCGCCTCGTGCTGGCCCCGACCGTCCGGCGCGTGCGACGGCGGCGGCGGGTCCGGGGCGCTGCGGCGACCACCGGCGGGCTCGCGGTCGTCGCGGCCCTGGTGGCCGGCGGGTTCGCCCTGGCGCCGGAGCCGACCCCGCAGCCCGCGGGACCGACGCCCACCACGCCCGCACCGAGCCCGTCCACCACCACCGCGCCGAGCCCGTCCGGCACGCCCACGGCGGACGCGGAGCCGGCGACGCCGCGCGTGGTCCTCCCGGCCGGGGATCCCGCCCTGCCGTTCGGGTCGTGCGGGTCGCTCGCGTCCGCGACGCCGCAGCACCCCGTGACCGACACGTTCGAGGTGCGGTTCGAGCTGGGGAGCCAGTCGGTGCCCGCCGGGGGCAACGCCGAGGTCCGCGGGTCGGTCGCGCACCGCCTGGAGGGGTCGTCGACCCGGTACACGCTCGTGCCGTCCTCCGGTCCCGAGCTCGCCGTCCTGCGGGACGGGGTCGTGGTCGCGACCGGGACCCTGGGCGGCGACGACTCGTGGGAGCTGCGCAACGACTACCTCGGCGAGTACCGCTGGGCCGCCGACTGGATGCCGCTGTCGGTGTGCGGGCCGGAGGGGCAGTCCGGCACCTCGACGGGCGCCCCGCTGCCTGCCGGCTCGTACGAGGTGCTCGCCTGGGCCGACGTCGTCGACCTCGGGACGTCCGGCGAGGGCCTGGTCGGGCCGGGTGGGGAGCTGGTCTCGGGCGAGGAGGCGTTCGCGCGCGGCGGGACGCCGGGGACGGCCGTGGGCGCCGCGGTCCCCCTGACGATCACAGGTGCCGCCGACCGCATGGAACCCGTGCCCGGCGCCGGCGGCACCGCGACGCTCCCCGCGCCGGGGGTCACGGTCGCGTGCCGCACGGACGTCACGCCGTCGGCCGACCCACCGTCGCCGCTGGGGCTCGAGTGGTCGGCCGCGGGCACCACGGTCGGGGCAGAGGAGCTCACGTCGACGTCCGCGCGGATCCGCTACACCGGCGAGGGCCGGCTCGGCTTCTACGCGACCCCGCTGTGGGTGCTGCTGCTCTCCGACGGCCAGGTGGTGGGCTCGTCCCCGTACCCGTACGAACCCACATGGCGTCCGCTGCTGGCCACCGGGACCGCGGCGGAGCTCGATCCGCCCTCGGCCGGGCTCACGCTGTGCGACGGCAGCCCCGTCCCGCCCGGGCGGTACGAGGCGCTGGTCGCCGCGATCGTCCTGCCCGACGGTGACGGCACGCAGTGGTCGGACGTGGTGAGCGCGAGGGCGACGGTCGTCGTGGACTGACCGGCCCCGGACCGGGCCGGTCGGCGCCCCGGCGTCCTCCCGCCGCGAGCGGCTCGGCCTAGAGTGGCCGCCGGGCCCGCCCGGGCCCGCCGACCGGTCGGACAGGAGGGGTTGCGGTGCCGCGGATCGACGCCCCCACCGTCGCGGAGCACCGGGCGGCGCGGCGCCGGGCGCTGCTCGACGCGGCCCGCGACGCGCTGACCGCGGAGCCCGACCGGCTGCCGTCGCTGGCGGAGGTCGGGGAGCGCGCGGGGCTGTCGCGGTCGAGCGTGTACGAGTACTTCCGGTCGCGGGACGACCTGCTGCGCGCGGTGGTGAGCGACTCGTTCCCGCGGTGGCAGCAGCGGCTCGACGCGGTGATGGGCGCGGCGCCGGACCCGGCGGAGCGGGTGCTGGCGTTCGTGCGCGCGAACCTGCAGCTGGTGGCGGACGGCGAGCACGCGCTGGCGCGGACGCTCGCCGTGGTGGCACCGGCGGAGGACCTGGCGCGGGAGTCGCGGGCGTTCCACGAGCAGCTGCTGCTGCCGGTGCTGGACGCGCTGCGGGCCCTGGGCGTCCCGGACCCGGAGACGACGGCCGAGCTGGTGAACGCCCTGGTGCACGCGGCGTCGCGGCGGGTCGAGCAGACCGGTGACCTGGAGCGGGCGTACGAGGCGACGGCGGCGCTGCTGGAGCCGTACCTCGGCGGCGCCGGCACGCGCGGGCGCACCGGCACCGCCGAGGACGGCGGCGCCGCGGACGGCACCGTCCCCGACCGGACCTAGCCGCCCCGGGTCACGCCGGCCGGAGCCGCCCGTCGACCATCTCCACCACGCGGTCCACGTGCTCCAGCACGTCGTGGTCGTGGGTGACCATGACGGTCGCGACGCAGAACTCGTGCGTGCGCCGGGCGAGCAGCTCGACGATCTCGTGGCTGCGCCGGCGGTCGAGCGCGGCGGTCGGCTCGTCGACGAGCAGCACCGACGGGGTCGCCGCGAGCGCCCGGGCGATGCCGACGCGCTGGCGCTCGCCGCCGGACAGCCGCCCGGGGCGCCGGTGGGCGTGCTCGGCCATGCCGACCGCGTCGAGCAGCTCGAGCGGCGGGCGGGCCGGGGGGCGGCCGGTGATCTTCTCCACCAGGCGGATCTGGTCGATCGCGGTGAGCGCGGGCACGAGGTTGCCGGACTGGAACACGAACCCGACGTGGTCGCGCCGGAACCGGGCGAGGCCCCGGGTGGAGACGTCCGTGAGCTCGGTGCCGTCGACCACGACGGAGCCCGACGTCGGGCGGGTGAGCCCGCCGGCGACGGCCAGCAGGCTGGACTTGCCGGCGCCGGAGGGGCCGACGACCGCGACGATCTCGCCCGGCTGGACGACGAGGTCCACGTGGTCGAGCGCGGTGACGAGCTGGTCGCCGTCGCCGAACGTCAGCACGACGTCGGTGAGCGCGAGCTCGGACGGGATGCGCGGCTCGGCGTCGCGCCGGCGGGGCGTGCGCGGCGTGCCCGGCGTGCCCTGCGTGCCGGACGGGCCGGCGGTGGTGGCGGTCATCGGTTCTCTCCCAGGGCGGTGACGGGGTCGACGGAGGCGATGCGGGTGGTCGCGACGGCGGCACCGACGAGGCCGAGCCCGACGATCAGCGCCGCGCCGCCGAGCACGGGCGCGGCCTCGAGCGCGAACGGCATGCCCGTCCCGTCGAGCAGCGCACCGGCCCCCAGTCCGACGGCGACGCCCGCTGCGGTGGCGGTCACCAGGAGGATCGCGGCCTGCAGCAGGCCGTCGGTCAGCAGGTAGCGCGTGGAGGCGCCGATGGCCCGCATGTCGGCGAGCTCGCGGGTGCGCTGCACGGTCCAGAGCGTGAAGAACGCCCCGACGACGAGTGCGGAGATCGCGTACAGGAACGCCTGGATGAGCTGCATGGTCATGAGCTCGGCGGTGTAGCCGGGCGAGGAGTCGTACGCCTCGGTGATCGTGCGGGCGGACGTCCCGGCGGCGGCGTCACCCGCGGCCAGGTCGATGCCGTCGCCGCCGACGCCCCGCAGGGCGACGACGCTCGCGACGTCGTAGGCGTCGGCGGGCACGGGGTCCCCCGGGGACACGCCGGCGTGCACCTCCTGCCAGGTGGTCAGCGCGATGTAGCCGATGTCGACGTGGCCGAACGTGCGCTGGTCGGCCGTGAAGCCGACCACCTCGAGCGGCGTGCCGAGGCGGTCGAGCGTGATGACGTCGCCGATCTCGACGCCCTCGTCGCGCGCGGTGGCGCTGAGGACGACCTCGCCGTCCCCGGCGACCTCGCGTCCCTGCGCCGCCTCGGGCGCGACGAACCCGCCCGGCCGGACGCCGAACAGCGTGAGGTCGACGGGCGTGCCGTCGTCGTTCTTGGCGTTGACGATCGCGGTGCCGAGCAGCTCGGCGACCGCGACGTCGTCCCGGGCCGCCCAGGCGTCGCGCTGCTCGGTGGTGACCTCGGAGCGCGTGAAGGCGGAGTCGGTCTTGGTGCCCTCGGCGAAGGCCAGCGCGTCGATCGGACTGCGCTGGAGGCCGGAGACACCATCGGTGACGAGTCCGGACGACAGCCCGGACAGCAGGACCATGAGGACGGCGATCAGGGCGACCACCGCTCCCACGAGTCCGAAGCGGGTGCGCGCGAAGGCGAGCTCGCGCAGGGCGAGGAACACGGGTGGCCTCTTCCGTTCGGGTCGGACGCCGGTTTTCCGACGTCATGTCGGGATCATACCGACGGGGTGTCGGTATCCCACCGACACCCCGTCGCGGTGCGGGTCAGCGACCCGCGCGGGCGGCCACGCGCCGCCGCAGCACGCGCGCGACCGACCACACGGCCACGCCCGCGACGGCCAGCGTCCACGCGGCGACCCAGCCGCTCGCGAGCGCGAGCCCTGTCGTGGCGAGCACGCCCGCCCCCTGTCCGGTGATCTGGTACACGGTTCCCCCTCCTCTCGTGTCGTGCGGCCGCGGCCGCGGGTCGGTGCACGCTCAGGCGCGCGCGGGTGCGAGGTGACCCCAGCTCGGCTGCCGGCCGCGCAGGTGGGTCACCCAGGCATGCAGGTAGGCGCACTGCAGCGCCGTGTCGTAGACGAGCTCCGGCAGCACCGCGGCGCTCAGCCACCGCGCCCGCGGGCCGCCGTCCCAGACGGTGACGAGCCGCTCGACGACGAACACGGCCCCGACGGCCAGCCAGAACGCCTGCCAGACGAACGTGCCGGCGAGCGCGGCGCCCAGCATGATCGCCAGCATCGCCCACCAGGTCAGCGTCCCCAGGGTGAGGGCCGCCTGCTGCAGGTGGTACCGCACGGTCACCGGCGTCAGGCCGTACGCGCGCAG
This is a stretch of genomic DNA from Cellulomonas sp. ES6. It encodes these proteins:
- a CDS encoding sigma-70 family RNA polymerase sigma factor — encoded protein: MAWERELEHFVRERGDALVGYAYLLTGDLAAAEDLVQEGLVRTWTRRRRDGDVTWLEAYVRRCILHAFVDGRRRARRWRDVSHLVATPERSADGPTRTEDRDLVATALTHLSPRQRACVVLRFYEDLTVAEIAARLDVSDGAVKRYLHDANRTLAPLLGPQPGLASEDLPTTTNGSAR
- a CDS encoding TetR/AcrR family transcriptional regulator, which gives rise to MPRIDAPTVAEHRAARRRALLDAARDALTAEPDRLPSLAEVGERAGLSRSSVYEYFRSRDDLLRAVVSDSFPRWQQRLDAVMGAAPDPAERVLAFVRANLQLVADGEHALARTLAVVAPAEDLARESRAFHEQLLLPVLDALRALGVPDPETTAELVNALVHAASRRVEQTGDLERAYEATAALLEPYLGGAGTRGRTGTAEDGGAADGTVPDRT
- a CDS encoding ABC transporter ATP-binding protein — its product is MTATTAGPSGTQGTPGTPRTPRRRDAEPRIPSELALTDVVLTFGDGDQLVTALDHVDLVVQPGEIVAVVGPSGAGKSSLLAVAGGLTRPTSGSVVVDGTELTDVSTRGLARFRRDHVGFVFQSGNLVPALTAIDQIRLVEKITGRPPARPPLELLDAVGMAEHAHRRPGRLSGGERQRVGIARALAATPSVLLVDEPTAALDRRRSHEIVELLARRTHEFCVATVMVTHDHDVLEHVDRVVEMVDGRLRPA
- a CDS encoding ABC transporter permease, which gives rise to MFLALRELAFARTRFGLVGAVVALIAVLMVLLSGLSSGLVTDGVSGLQRSPIDALAFAEGTKTDSAFTRSEVTTEQRDAWAARDDVAVAELLGTAIVNAKNDDGTPVDLTLFGVRPGGFVAPEAAQGREVAGDGEVVLSATARDEGVEIGDVITLDRLGTPLEVVGFTADQRTFGHVDIGYIALTTWQEVHAGVSPGDPVPADAYDVASVVALRGVGGDGIDLAAGDAAAGTSARTITEAYDSSPGYTAELMTMQLIQAFLYAISALVVGAFFTLWTVQRTRELADMRAIGASTRYLLTDGLLQAAILLVTATAAGVAVGLGAGALLDGTGMPFALEAAPVLGGAALIVGLGLVGAAVATTRIASVDPVTALGENR